From Amia ocellicauda isolate fAmiCal2 chromosome 12, fAmiCal2.hap1, whole genome shotgun sequence, a single genomic window includes:
- the LOC136764923 gene encoding fish-egg lectin-like has translation MRACVIAVLVQLLLSGNQALQCREVAGQLRQIDVSVGQVFGTNTADAIFTLYGGTWTQLPGALKHVTVGPSGVWGVNSANAIFKLVDANWVQVPGQLKQIDAGGVQFVAGVNTADNIFCLGQEATVGYKGPGSPTPWQGLPGALKYYSCGPLGCWGVNAAEDIFVRKGVSPQQCQGTGDWQQVDGKLSMIEVGSEGSVYGVNAAGDVYRRDGITSSNPAGTSWTQLRECGKSKHVSFDLGHLWVITQDNQIQDCS, from the exons ATGAGAGCCTGTGTGATTGCAGTGCTGGTGCAGCTCCTGCTGTCTGGCAATCAGG CCTTGCAGTGCAGGGAGGTTGCAGGGCAACTGCGGCAGATTGATGTCAGCGTGGGGCAGGTGTTTGGCACCAATACTGCCGATGCCATCTTCACCCTGTACGGGGGGACCTGGACTCAGCTGCCTGGGGCACTCAAGCATGTCACGGTCGGGCCCTCGGGCGTCTGGGGCGTTAATAGTGCCAATGCCATCTTTAAGCTGGTGGATGCCAACTGGGTACAGGTGCCAG gtCAGCTGAAGCAGATTGATGCTGGTGGTGTCCAGTTCGTGGCCGGGGTCAACACTGCAGACAACATCTTCTGCCTTGGCCAAGAGGCCACAGTGGGGTACAAGGGCCCCGGCTCCCCCACCCCCTGGCAAGGCCTCCCGGGGGCTCTCAAATACTACAGCTGTGGGCCCCTGGGCTGCTGGGGGGTGAACGCCGCCGAAGACATCTTCGTGAGGAAGGGTGTGTCTCCACAGCAGTGCCAGGGGACAGGGGATTGGCAGCAGGTGGACGGGAAACTGTCCATGATAGAGGTGGGCAGTGAGGGCAGTGTATACGGGGTCAATGCTGCCGGGGACGTTTACCGCAG GGATGGTATCACCAGCAGTAACCCTGCAGGCACTAGCTGGACGCAGCTGAGGGAGTGCGGGAAGAGCAAGCATGTGTCTTTTGATCTGGGTCATCTGTGGGTCATCACCCAAGACAACCAGATCCAGGACTGCAGCTGA